The following proteins are co-located in the Deinococcus metallilatus genome:
- a CDS encoding glycoside hydrolase family 3 protein, whose product MVDIPGPVLDADTAAHLRRHGIRAVCLFGKNVQDAGQLRQLCEDLREVMGEEALIALDHEGGAILRPTFWPFAPSAMCLGAADNAALTEDVNAALARQLRSVGVNWNFAPVLDVNVNPANPVIGERAYGADVDRVTRHGTAALLGHTRERVAGCVKHFPGHGDTYLDSHHALPRVSKSRAELDAVEFVPFRACLPLAPGVMTAHIVYDALDPVHPATLSRAVLTDLLRREWGYTGVTVTDSMGMQAIDANYGRGEAAVLALRAGADLVMALGRREAQDATLAAIADALDGELDAREVEASLARLHALAAAFPAEADPALDPQADAPLLAHAWTCGLTTIGQPQPPAPGSRVLLASQRRVARENVSEASVDAATLARELGAVYDVTLHAYDDPADLDWQALRASGLPLILATTTRHRQPALVGARPDLHLALYNPYAAVDVKAPAVLTYGFRPEARAALVAWLRGEVGAPGRLPFLA is encoded by the coding sequence ATGGTGGACATTCCCGGCCCAGTGCTCGACGCGGACACGGCGGCGCATCTGCGGCGGCACGGCATCCGCGCCGTGTGCCTGTTCGGGAAGAACGTGCAGGACGCCGGGCAGTTGCGCCAGCTCTGCGAGGACCTGCGGGAGGTGATGGGTGAGGAGGCCCTGATCGCGCTGGACCACGAGGGCGGGGCCATTCTGCGGCCGACCTTCTGGCCGTTCGCGCCCTCCGCGATGTGCCTGGGGGCAGCCGACAACGCGGCGCTGACGGAGGACGTGAACGCGGCCCTCGCGCGGCAACTGCGCTCGGTGGGCGTGAACTGGAACTTCGCGCCCGTGCTGGACGTGAACGTGAACCCGGCGAATCCCGTCATCGGGGAGCGGGCGTACGGGGCGGACGTGGACCGGGTGACTCGGCACGGCACGGCGGCCCTGCTGGGCCATACCCGCGAGCGGGTCGCGGGCTGCGTGAAGCACTTTCCGGGGCACGGTGACACGTACCTGGACAGTCACCATGCCCTGCCGCGCGTGAGCAAGAGCCGCGCCGAACTGGACGCGGTGGAGTTCGTTCCCTTCCGCGCCTGCCTGCCCCTCGCGCCCGGCGTGATGACCGCGCATATCGTGTATGACGCGCTCGACCCCGTGCACCCCGCGACCCTGTCCCGCGCCGTCCTGACGGACCTCCTGCGCCGCGAGTGGGGCTATACGGGCGTGACCGTCACCGACAGCATGGGCATGCAGGCCATCGACGCCAACTACGGCCGGGGCGAGGCGGCGGTCCTGGCCCTGCGCGCCGGGGCCGACCTGGTGATGGCCCTGGGCCGCCGCGAGGCGCAGGACGCCACCCTGGCGGCCATCGCGGACGCCCTGGACGGGGAACTGGACGCCCGGGAGGTGGAGGCCAGCCTCGCCCGGTTGCATGCGTTGGCCGCGGCTTTCCCGGCAGAGGCGGACCCGGCGCTGGACCCCCAGGCCGACGCGCCGCTGCTCGCCCACGCCTGGACCTGCGGCCTGACGACGATAGGCCAGCCGCAGCCCCCCGCCCCCGGCTCCCGGGTCCTGCTCGCCTCGCAGCGCCGGGTGGCCCGCGAGAACGTCAGCGAGGCCAGCGTGGATGCTGCGACGCTCGCCCGCGAACTGGGAGCAGTGTACGACGTGACGCTCCACGCCTACGACGACCCGGCGGACCTCGACTGGCAGGCCCTGCGCGCCTCCGGCCTGCCGCTGATCCTCGCCACGACCACCCGGCACCGCCAGCCCGCCCTGGTGGGGGCGCGGCCTGACCTGCACCTCGCCCTCTATAACCCCTATGCGGCGGTGGACGTGAAGGCGCCCGCCGTCCTCACCTACGGCTTTCGCCCGGAAGCCCGCGCGGCCCTGGTCGCCTGGCTGCGCGGCGAGGTGGGTGCGCCGGGCCGTCTGCCCTTCCTCGCATGA
- a CDS encoding serine/threonine-protein kinase produces MPLAGEVVGEGVRLVRPLGRGSHSLVYFAVGPDGQPCAVKIFDPHFAAHAAREYRNGARLDHPRLVRVLAPVRIGDRPALIVTLARGAVLFERYSRRPALTHDRRAFLLTLAHLLDGLGYLHAQGLVHRDVKPENILVEPGGSAKLVDFDLSGPAREVFAGPTRMGTAAFQSPEAARGEALGPESDLYSVGVLLGWGLHGALSGPEVPPPPLADPLDPLLVALTEPDRTRRLKSAVQAREMLLKLAGLPY; encoded by the coding sequence ATGCCGCTGGCAGGTGAGGTGGTGGGGGAGGGGGTGCGGCTGGTGCGTCCCCTCGGTCGTGGGTCGCACAGCCTGGTGTATTTCGCGGTCGGCCCGGACGGGCAGCCCTGCGCCGTGAAGATCTTCGATCCGCATTTTGCCGCCCATGCCGCACGCGAGTACCGCAACGGCGCGCGCCTCGACCACCCCCGGCTGGTCCGGGTCCTGGCTCCGGTGCGCATCGGGGACCGCCCCGCGCTGATCGTGACGCTCGCGCGCGGGGCGGTGCTGTTCGAGCGGTATTCCCGCCGCCCGGCCCTGACCCATGACCGCCGCGCCTTCCTGCTCACGCTGGCGCACCTGCTGGACGGGCTGGGCTACCTGCACGCGCAGGGGCTGGTCCACCGTGACGTGAAGCCCGAGAACATCCTGGTCGAACCGGGCGGCAGCGCGAAGCTGGTGGACTTCGACCTGTCCGGCCCGGCCCGCGAGGTCTTCGCGGGTCCCACCCGGATGGGCACCGCCGCCTTCCAGAGTCCCGAGGCGGCGCGCGGGGAAGCCCTCGGCCCCGAGAGTGACCTCTACAGCGTCGGTGTGCTGCTGGGCTGGGGGCTGCACGGTGCCCTCTCCGGCCCGGAGGTGCCGCCGCCCCCGCTGGCTGACCCGCTGGACCCGCTGCTCGTCGCCCTGACTGAACCCGACCGCACCCGGCGGCTGAAGAGCGCGGTGCAGGCGCGGGAGATGCTGCTGAAGCTGGCGGGGTTGCCGTACTGA
- a CDS encoding GNAT family N-acetyltransferase, translating into MNIPTLPEIAALWAAAWPGRLPHPRGLAGRLGEPSGWAWRRDDAGRLVAFAVFRPPESYPHGHLRLLLTHPDVRGRGLGRSIVAEVRERLGPVPLAPGEERGHFLPGVPEASVGFFERAGFTRTGRVSVDMVADLRPPLPEARLPAHLRLTDAREADVLPGVQNLTESVFSPRWTHDATAVATRAPHQLLALQDGERVLGFALVGSEDDPAILPSFLFPAALRAAVGTAGPVGGLGPIGLHPDLRGSGLGRAFMLAAMHHLRGQGVQAMGIDWTGIAPFYEKLGFRTWATYVHLRG; encoded by the coding sequence ATGAACATTCCCACCCTCCCCGAGATCGCGGCGCTGTGGGCTGCTGCCTGGCCGGGCCGCCTGCCCCATCCGCGCGGCCTCGCGGGCCGTCTGGGCGAGCCGTCCGGCTGGGCGTGGCGGCGGGACGATGCGGGGCGGCTGGTCGCCTTCGCCGTCTTCCGGCCACCGGAAAGTTATCCGCACGGCCACCTGCGCCTGCTGCTCACCCATCCCGACGTGCGGGGCCGGGGCCTGGGCCGTTCAATCGTCGCGGAGGTGCGGGAGCGGCTCGGCCCCGTTCCCCTCGCGCCGGGTGAGGAACGCGGCCACTTCCTGCCCGGCGTGCCCGAAGCCAGCGTGGGCTTCTTTGAACGGGCTGGCTTCACCCGCACGGGCCGCGTGAGCGTGGACATGGTGGCCGACCTCCGCCCGCCGCTCCCCGAAGCGCGGCTGCCCGCCCACCTGCGCCTCACCGACGCCCGCGAGGCAGACGTGCTGCCGGGGGTGCAGAACCTCACGGAGAGCGTCTTCAGCCCCCGCTGGACGCATGACGCGACCGCCGTCGCCACCCGCGCACCCCACCAACTGCTGGCCCTGCAAGACGGTGAGCGCGTTCTCGGTTTCGCCCTGGTCGGCAGCGAGGACGACCCGGCGATCCTGCCCTCGTTCCTGTTCCCGGCGGCCCTGCGCGCCGCCGTCGGCACGGCTGGCCCGGTGGGCGGCCTGGGCCCCATCGGCCTGCATCCCGACCTGCGCGGGAGTGGCCTGGGCCGCGCCTTCATGCTCGCCGCCATGCACCACCTGCGCGGTCAGGGCGTGCAGGCGATGGGCATCGACTGGACCGGCATCGCGCCCTTCTACGAGAAGCTGGGCTTCCGCACCTGGGCGACGTATGTTCACCTGCGCGGCTGA
- a CDS encoding DegV family protein, whose protein sequence is MTPLFGVATDGGLDAFAGLNNAVPVAPFSLNFGSRTYRMDEITREGLYRELQTHPVHPTSSQPTPQDWAEAERRASGGLLPVLALTISGGLSGSINAAEQARAVVPELPVTVVDTRTLSAAQAFQVHAAATASQRGETLETALDWVRRTAGETELYFTIETLEYLRRGGRIGRVQATLGGLLNLKPVITVDRATGAYTNVGRARSYKGGIEAVATQVTSRYGEGTPLRVGLLYGSVREDADALLAAIQARHPIVWAGATGVNPVLNVHTGPRAVGVAAAPGNWVWER, encoded by the coding sequence GTGACGCCCCTCTTCGGGGTGGCGACGGATGGCGGGCTGGACGCCTTCGCGGGCCTGAACAACGCCGTGCCGGTCGCGCCCTTCAGCCTGAATTTCGGCTCCAGGACGTACCGGATGGACGAGATCACGCGCGAGGGGCTGTACCGCGAGTTGCAGACCCACCCGGTCCATCCGACCTCCAGCCAGCCCACTCCCCAGGACTGGGCGGAGGCGGAGCGGCGGGCCAGCGGAGGCCTTCTGCCCGTGCTGGCGCTGACGATCAGCGGCGGGCTGTCGGGGAGCATCAACGCGGCGGAACAGGCGCGGGCGGTGGTGCCGGAGCTTCCGGTCACCGTTGTCGATACACGCACGCTGAGCGCGGCCCAGGCGTTTCAGGTTCACGCGGCGGCGACGGCATCACAGCGCGGCGAGACGCTGGAGACGGCGCTGGACTGGGTGCGCCGGACCGCCGGGGAGACGGAACTGTACTTCACCATCGAGACGCTGGAGTACCTGCGCCGGGGCGGACGGATCGGGCGGGTGCAGGCCACGCTGGGGGGCCTGCTGAACCTCAAGCCGGTGATCACGGTGGACCGGGCGACGGGCGCCTATACGAACGTGGGCCGGGCGCGCAGCTACAAGGGGGGCATCGAGGCCGTCGCCACCCAGGTTACCAGCCGCTATGGCGAGGGCACGCCGCTGCGGGTGGGCCTGCTCTACGGCAGCGTCCGCGAGGATGCCGACGCGCTGCTGGCCGCGATCCAGGCACGTCACCCCATTGTCTGGGCAGGCGCTACCGGTGTGAATCCGGTGCTGAACGTGCACACCGGGCCGAGGGCGGTGGGGGTGGCCGCTGCACCGGGGAACTGGGTGTGGGAGCGGTGA
- a CDS encoding AEC family transporter, producing the protein MFPALLNVVLPVVLVAGVGALLARRFTLSQDTLGKVSLNGLTPALALSSLLGTSVSAQAGLHLAAAYFVLALSGVLLAFLAAHRAASVTRRAVMASVAIGNNGNFGLPIALFALGQPGLDQAVVIFLCSVVLTFTLGPLLYGSAGGARAGLKAVLRLPVVWCIAAALLVRLLHLPVPLGLRRGVDLLGQAALPMVLLSLGIQIGQAGRIALTRPVLTAVGLRVLAMPALALGLGLLLGLRGLNLQGLVLASAMPTAVNAFLLAREYHADAETVASAVALSTFASLLTAALVVTALPVIGRLG; encoded by the coding sequence GTGTTTCCGGCCCTCCTCAACGTCGTGCTACCGGTCGTGCTGGTCGCGGGAGTCGGTGCGCTGCTGGCCCGCCGCTTCACGCTGAGCCAGGACACGCTGGGCAAGGTCAGCCTGAACGGCCTGACGCCCGCCCTGGCCCTCAGCAGCCTGCTGGGCACCAGCGTGAGCGCGCAGGCGGGGTTGCACCTGGCCGCCGCTTATTTCGTGCTGGCCCTGTCGGGCGTGCTGCTCGCCTTTCTCGCCGCGCACCGTGCCGCCAGCGTGACCCGCCGCGCCGTCATGGCAAGTGTCGCCATCGGCAACAACGGCAACTTCGGATTGCCCATCGCCCTCTTCGCGCTGGGGCAGCCGGGACTGGACCAGGCGGTCGTGATCTTCCTGTGTTCGGTGGTCCTGACCTTCACGCTGGGGCCGCTGCTGTACGGCTCGGCGGGCGGGGCACGGGCCGGGCTGAAGGCCGTCTTGCGCCTCCCGGTCGTGTGGTGCATCGCCGCCGCGCTGCTGGTCCGTCTCCTGCACCTCCCCGTCCCGCTGGGCCTGCGCCGGGGCGTGGACCTGCTGGGGCAGGCCGCGCTGCCGATGGTGCTGCTGTCGCTGGGCATCCAGATCGGTCAGGCGGGCCGCATCGCCCTGACCCGGCCGGTGCTGACCGCCGTGGGGCTGCGGGTCCTCGCCATGCCCGCGCTCGCGCTGGGCCTGGGCCTCCTGCTGGGCCTGCGCGGGTTGAACCTCCAGGGCCTGGTCCTGGCCTCCGCGATGCCCACCGCCGTGAATGCCTTTCTGCTGGCCCGCGAATACCACGCCGACGCGGAGACGGTCGCCAGCGCGGTCGCCCTCAGCACCTTCGCCAGTCTGCTGACGGCGGCGCTGGTGGTGACGGCGCTGCCGGTGATCGGGCGGCTGGGTTGA
- the lepB gene encoding signal peptidase I, with product MTRLNKPAPGPLGKLWKEVLEPIVFAVVITQFVATLVGVDGVSMMPNLRDHERVFVPKYETWLHKAGVGDFHRGDILIFKPPREAAAQVPNLTKSAFGLWSYRPFLIKRLIGLPGDRIRIEGGEVYVNGQKLDSSWTTDYWREQGCWDTQSDLANGATSSAAGIMPDQPEITVPAGHYFVMGDNRTAGGSEDSRLFGPVLKRDVAGRAVAVIWPVMRKANARYDCSAGRVAEFSGPSVLNWRVLKRPEAFDTLKTQLAK from the coding sequence ATGACAAGACTGAACAAACCCGCGCCCGGACCGCTCGGGAAGCTGTGGAAGGAAGTGCTGGAACCCATCGTGTTCGCGGTGGTGATCACGCAGTTCGTGGCGACGCTCGTGGGCGTGGACGGCGTGAGCATGATGCCGAACCTGCGCGACCACGAGCGCGTGTTCGTGCCGAAATACGAGACGTGGCTGCACAAGGCGGGCGTCGGGGACTTTCACCGGGGCGACATCCTGATCTTCAAGCCCCCGCGCGAGGCGGCGGCGCAGGTGCCGAACCTGACCAAGAGCGCGTTCGGGCTGTGGTCGTACCGGCCCTTTCTGATCAAGCGCCTGATCGGCCTGCCCGGTGACCGCATCCGGATCGAGGGCGGCGAGGTCTACGTGAACGGGCAGAAACTGGATTCGAGCTGGACGACCGACTACTGGCGCGAGCAGGGCTGCTGGGACACCCAGAGCGACCTGGCAAACGGCGCCACGTCCAGCGCCGCCGGGATCATGCCCGACCAGCCCGAGATCACCGTGCCTGCCGGACACTACTTCGTGATGGGAGACAACCGCACGGCGGGCGGCAGCGAGGATTCACGCCTCTTCGGGCCAGTCCTGAAGCGCGACGTGGCGGGGCGCGCCGTGGCGGTCATCTGGCCGGTCATGCGGAAGGCCAACGCCCGCTACGACTGCTCGGCGGGGCGCGTGGCGGAGTTCAGCGGCCCGAGCGTGCTGAACTGGCGTGTTCTGAAGCGTCCCGAGGCGTTCGACACGCTCAAGACGCAGTTGGCGAAGTAA
- a CDS encoding NAD(P)-dependent oxidoreductase, protein MSRTLAFLGLGAMGWPMAAQLARHTKETGGRTLVWNRTQAKADAHAREFGSEAAALPEVAAADVIFSCLPTSAEVDEVLTALGGQLRAGAVWVDCTSGQPEAARRQAAGLAGRGVAFLDAPVSGGPGGAAAGKLTVMVGGDTAVLERVRADLAFAAKVVHVGDVGAGFAVKAINNTLMAVNMWAAGEGLAALARTGVDLHAALDVINASSGRSYPTEALIPQRVLTREFPVTFQLGLLAKDAGIAAEVVQDARASAPVLTQVAALYRAAAHSIGAEADYSAALKLVEQMNGTEIK, encoded by the coding sequence ATGAGCAGAACACTGGCATTCCTGGGCCTGGGCGCGATGGGCTGGCCGATGGCCGCACAGCTCGCCCGGCACACCAAAGAGACGGGCGGGCGCACGCTCGTCTGGAACCGCACGCAGGCGAAAGCGGACGCCCACGCCCGCGAGTTCGGCAGCGAGGCGGCGGCGCTGCCCGAGGTGGCCGCCGCCGACGTGATCTTTTCCTGCCTGCCCACCAGCGCGGAGGTGGATGAGGTACTGACGGCGCTGGGCGGCCAACTGCGGGCCGGGGCGGTCTGGGTGGACTGCACCAGCGGGCAGCCGGAAGCGGCGCGGCGACAGGCGGCGGGGCTGGCGGGGCGCGGGGTGGCCTTTCTGGATGCCCCCGTGAGCGGGGGACCGGGGGGCGCGGCCGCCGGAAAACTGACCGTGATGGTCGGCGGGGATACGGCAGTGCTGGAGCGGGTGCGCGCCGACCTCGCCTTCGCCGCGAAGGTGGTCCATGTGGGCGACGTGGGCGCGGGCTTCGCGGTAAAGGCGATCAACAACACGCTGATGGCCGTGAATATGTGGGCGGCGGGCGAGGGGCTGGCGGCGCTGGCGCGGACGGGGGTGGACCTGCACGCGGCGCTGGACGTGATCAACGCGAGCAGCGGGCGCAGCTACCCCACCGAGGCGCTGATTCCCCAGCGGGTGCTGACGCGCGAGTTTCCGGTGACGTTCCAGCTCGGCCTGCTCGCCAAGGACGCGGGGATCGCGGCCGAGGTGGTGCAGGACGCCAGGGCCAGCGCGCCCGTGCTGACGCAGGTGGCGGCGCTGTACCGGGCGGCGGCCCACAGCATTGGGGCGGAAGCGGACTACAGCGCCGCGCTGAAGCTGGTGGAGCAGATGAACGGCACGGAGATCAAGTGA